Genomic segment of Neofelis nebulosa isolate mNeoNeb1 chromosome 17, mNeoNeb1.pri, whole genome shotgun sequence:
TGTATGTAGCAGAGGATTTATTAACCACCAGAATTCTGAAGTAGTCACGAGTGAAGATGTATTTCTGTGACATCCGCAACCATAATGTGATATAAGATGACCCGTGATTTTGATTGCTGACAAAGCGACAGATGATGACTGTTACCAAGATTGAtgcctccattcttttttttttttttttaacgtttatttatttttgagacagagacagagcacgaatgggggaggggcagagagagagggagacacagaatcggaagcaggctccaggctctgagccatcagcccagagcccgacgcggggctcgaactcatggactcccagaccgtgagatcgtgacctgagccgaagtcggccgcttaaccgactgagccacccaggcgcccctgatgccTCCATTCTTAAAAGGAAATGCTACATTTAAATTAGAGATTAAGAagaataaaggggtgcctggatggctcagtctgttaggcctccagctcttgatttcagctcagtttgtatctcatagttggtgagttggaaccccgcgtcaggctctgtgctgacactccaggagcctgcttgggactctctgtctccctctctgcccctccccgctcgcttctctcaaaaataaacagttaaaaagaaagaaatttttaaaaaggttaggAAAAATACGTATGTAATTTCCCCCCCTTCAAGTACTAGCACACCTTGCATTCTATGGACTTTGCAGACTGAGAATCACAAAGCTCTGCTGTATCTCTTATGAGGTGACACACAGTTTTCTCCATGGAATGTGAAACTGCCTCTATTCCAGAGAATTCAAAGAGTAATGGGGTTACAAAGGCCCATGTAAATTCAAGGGACCCAACGTAGTGAGCAGGCCAGTGTTAAATTCAAGGGACCCAAGGTAGTGGTGGGGATCTGGGGCACCACAGTAGAATCTTTGGGGGGAAAGGGTAGAGGCGCATGGGGAGGAGACGTAGAATACCACCGCTGGGACACAGAAGAAGAGTTGTTCTGAAGTATTGTTTTGGGGGGAGACCTGGGAGGGAGGGTGGTTCAGGAATGACTCTTGGGCCCTCTAACATTCAAGAGGGAGGAGGAACCAGAAACCTGGGTGCAAGGCCAGGCCGCGGCCCGGGCAAGCTACGGGAGCCACGCCTGCCTAGGGCCCGCTGATTGAGGGCACTACAGTCCTAACTACGGAATCCAAACCCCGGTCGCCGGCTAAGTAGCTTAATATCGCTGATCCTCAGTTGCTTCACTGTCAAAAAGGGATAATTACGGGCCTTTCCTCATAGGGCTgcagtgaagattaaatgaattaataaagtcGCGTGAAACGTTACCTGGCATTAATTAAGGAAGACCGAAATAATCATTAGCTACGAATACTAACAGAACAGGACCCTAGGgaccggggttggggggggggggcggtgcagacGCCGCGGGCCGGAAACTCACTTCGTCCTCGGGGAAACGAGGGTCCGGTTCCTCAGTTCCCCAGGATAGGGTCCCAGCTTCCCAAGCCCTGGACACTCACCTAAAGACACCCCCGAAGCACCTTGCAGCTCAATGTGACCCTCAGCAAAGACGCCAGAGTCGGACCGGAAGCGGAATTGAGGCCGGCCGGAAGCGGAGCGAGTCAGCGTGTGTGAGAGTTTTCCGCGAGGCTAGAACGCCCGCGGAAAAGCTGTCTCTGGAGCCATTAAGGCCACGCCCACCCGGGAGAACTCCGAAATCCTATTGGGCTGAATGCCCGTTGATCATCACTTCCGGCCCAATCGTGAGCTAGCGTGCGCTTTTCAAAGGTCCGATCTGGGGCTGGAGACGCCTGGTTACAGTTTCTCATCTCTTGTTTTTACCTAGGGAAAGGAGTTTCGAGTCCTGGGACTATCTGCAGAGTGGGCCGAGGGAAAAGTATCCCAGCGGAAGTATCCTTATTCATGCAGGTATTGCTTGTTTAACGCTTACCCAGTGCCAGGTACTTCGATAAGGGTTGGGGATGCATCACTGAACAAACACGAGTCCCTACCCTCTTCATGATTATTACGGGATCAATTGTTAGGGGTTTGAAATCGAACCAGTCTTTCTCCCAGGGTCATTTGTCATACTGTGAGGAATATCCAGACTCCCACCTCCCTGTTCATTACCGTCTTTCCCCAAACTCCAGAAGGCACAAATCAACACAGATTTGGGTGCCTGAAGGCTCAAACCAAAGTCCTGCCTGCATCACAGAGAGGAGGGCTTAAGAACATAACAGCTTGGGTCTGGCAGAAATTAGTCCATCTTGGAAAGTGACACATCTATTCTAGTCACAGAAGTATCCCTGACTCTTTCTCTCACACCTCACAGCTAGCTGATCAAGAAATCTTGTCTTTGCCTGAAGCAATATATCCAGAATCTTCGACATCTGGTTCAAGCCACAGGCACAGCCAGCCTAGGCTATAGAAGCAGCCCACACCCTAGCCTCCTGGTTTCCCCGCTGCCCTCCACAATCATCCACTCAGCCAGAGAGACCCTGTTAACACCTCAGTCATCACTTCCCTTTGGCTTAGAACCCTCCCATTGGGTCTTGTCTGACTCTTTCAGtcaaaagccaaagtccttataAATGACCTACACAGTTTGGTCCCTCTTATACCCTCATTTCTTatccttttctctttattcccaCTGCTCCAGCCATACTGGCCTCTTCCTGTTTAAACACGCAGTCTGGCTTCCCTCTAAGGGCCTTTTGTATTTGCTCTCCCCTTGGCCTGGAATGCTTTTTGTGAAGCTGGctcccttcctcacttccttcgGGTCTTTGCTTCAATGTCACCTTCCTGGTGAGTCCTTCTcacaccaaatatttaaaattgtcattttgTCAGTCCATAGGAGGACCACTCTTTAGGGACTCAGTGGTTCCCAGAATGGGGTAGGCTCTCCTTGGGATCTAGATCCAAGTTCAACCACCCTCAACTTGGAGTGGTGAGACAGTAGGTGGTTTGGGGGATCTAGCACTAAGTCTAATTACTTAATGGTCCCAAGCACTGGAAGAACACACATAAGTCCTCCTTTGGAGTTTTGAGTCTTCTCTTCAGAAGGGACACAGCAGGTAAACTCAAACGTTAGCGATTGGGTCCGATTCCTTTACAAGTCCCAGCACGGGCAGGCGCACAGTAGGCCCTAAAGGGACCGAGTTGATTCCTTTGAATATCCCATCACACAGTGAACACACAAGTAGGTCCCCTAAGGGTCTGGGTGTGTTTTAGTCACCGCGCGCGCGTCTTAAGATCACacaggccgggggtgggggtgggatgcgAGTGTGGTGGTGCACACTTAGGGTCCTTAGTGGGTTTAGTCAGTGTCAGTGGGAAGGACGCAGGCAGCACACACGACTAATTTGACGGGGTATTTTTATTGGGTCGCTCCTCCCGGCCCACCTCCCGTGCAGTCGGTATGGGCCAGGCCGGGTACGCGGCCCCCAAAACGGTACGTGTACTTGCGCCCACCGCTCTTGCGCACGATGTCGCGGCGGTAGTAGTAGCGCAGGCCTCGGCTCAGCTTCTCGTAGTTCATGCCGGGTTTCCTCTTGCGCTCACCCCAGAGCCGCGCCACCTAGGACGGAGGCTGGGCTTAGTCTGAGAGTCAGGAGGGAGCCTGGCTAGGCAACAGACGCGCGGGGCGGGGGACGCGGTTTCGGGTACGTTTTGGGCAAGAGTTAGTCCCTTTAACTCCTGCGGGGGTAGAGATGAGTacgagctggggtggggggggtggggggggtggggtcaaGTACTAGGCAAACTGCCTCGACTTGGCCGGTCTGGGAAGCTGCCCCACCTCtctggggtcacacagctggaactCGCGGCTGTTGCCCGTCCAGCGGATGCAGTTGCTCCGCTCCCCGTCTCGGAGCAGCTCCAGGAGGAACTGCCACAGCTGAATGGGACCTGCGGAGTGCAGGCAGGTGAACACTCAGGCTTCCTAGCCCCGGACCAAGTCGCTTCGATGACCCATATGTCCGGGCTCCCTCGCCTCGAAGGTCCACGTGTCCGGTTTTCCCAACTCGGGGCCCAGCAGTCCATCCCCCTCGGGCCCAGCGAGTCCGGATCCCTCCATATAAGGATCCCCAGCATCGGCCTCAGGGACCCAGGCAGCCGGGGCCCCCATCTCTGAAACTTAGGAGTTTGGGTGCCACATCTTGGAGACCCGGATATCCAGACCCTCACCTCTTTCCTCTCAACTAATCCAGGAGCCTAGGTCTCTTGCTCCCTGGAAGACTACCAGTGTCTtagtcctctcctcccccaggacTCACCGTCACCACCTCTCTCGGACTCTTAGGTAATAGCCTCGCCCCCTCACTTCCAGTTTCCTGGGTCCCGCCCCTACGCGCCTAGGCCCCGCCTCATTAGATTCGGGTCTTGCGGACCCCTCACCTCGATGGTTACTTTTGGGGTAACAAGCCAAGGTTACGTGGTCCGACTGCTGGCTGGGTTCAGAGGACGTGGTGAGATCTGAAGCCTGGTATCCCTTTGAAGAAGTGGTGCAGTCCGTATGCAGCCCCGAGACCCAGGAGGTGGTATAGTCTGAGACCGCAGGTCCAACCCACGAAATGGTAGAGTCCGCGTGAGGCTCCCCGCGGAGGCCCTTGCCCCAGTAGGTGGCGCCGTCGAGACCAATAGAACTGTCCCAGTTGGTGGAGCTGGGGGCGGCCTGGGCACAAGACCACGAATTGGTCCCTCCCCCGGAGGTGGCACAGTTCTGATCCGTTGTCCCCGCAGAACCGGCGAAGGGGGCGGGGCCCAggccgggaggggcggggcccggggcctGGGAGAAGCCGTTCCAGTGGTCCGAGCCGTTGCACGTCAAGTCTGTCCAGTCTCCCGACCACGGAAGAGCCTGACGGGCGGGATCTGTGAGGAGCAACAGATCTCAAGTGAGGGGAGCCTAGGTGTCCCGGTCTCTGGCCCGGGGGTTCTTGGAGTCTAAGCTCTAAGCTCTGGGGCCCTGGGCTCCCGGATCTAGGCCATGCCACATCGAGGACACAGGTGTTTCCCGTCCTAGCCCCGTTCCCCTCAACGATCGAGTAGTTTAAACCTCCAGCTACGGAGGAGGACCCCAGTGCCTTTCTTCCCCCGCCTCTGTGTACACACTCACCCGCCCCCCGTGTAGCTTCTGGATGCGTTAACGTGTAGCCCCAGTCCAGCGGTGAGAGCCCTGCGAGGGATAAGAACGAACAGAGTTTAGGGAAGGTGTGAGCAATGACTAGAGACGTCCCCTCGACCACTCACGCAGCAGTCTTTATTCTTCAGGGAATGAGTTATTACCTCCAGCCCCTACTCACGCATACCTAGAACTCAGGACCCTGGCCTCGTCGTCTTTCAACCTCAGGACTTCAAGCCCGCAGCCCTCCCCCCTTTTTGCCTCCGGAGTCCAGGAACACACCCTCCCTCAGTCCCAGCACCCCAGTCTCTCACCTTCCTCAGCTCCCAAGGGTCCCAGCCCACAACCACCTTTCCAGCGTGTCTCCACTGTCAGCGTGTCCCCTGGGAACGCCAGCTCAGGGAAATAGAAGCCGAGCTCAGCTCCTTCTGCAGGCAATGAGGAGGTTAGGGCTGGGTCGGGGTCAGCAGAGACCCCCACCTGTGCACCCTCCCCATACAGTGACTCAGTGCAGCAGCCTACCCAGTCCTGAAAGCCTGTTCCCTGGGGGCACTTCCTGCGGTGAAGCTTCATCCCAGTTCCACAAGTCCATGGATGCTCCTTGTGAATGTTCTGGGcaggggaaaaaaggggaaggggtGAGCTGGTGACACTTAGGGACCTTGGAGTCTGGCTGGAGACTCCCTCAGACCCAGAAGTCCAGGCCTTTTGTTCCCTTCTTCCCCAAGACCCTGGAATCTTGGCCTCCAGTGTCCTTTTTTCTCAGACTAGGAGTAAGGGACCtcagccctctccctccctcagaccCAAGAGTCCAGACCCCCAGACATCCAGTCCCCAGTTCATGGCTCACCTCTGGCGGGTTTCTCTGTCCCCAGCCAGGGGTCTCAGCCCCATTTCATACCATGCACCCCCTCCCctgggggccggggcagggggggaATTTTCCGAGACGTCAGAGCTGGGGGTCGCAGCTGGGTCGAGTTGCAGGGACAGAGGCGGGGCCAAGcgtcgtccccccccccccaccctccacccccctcagGGATGGCCGTCCGCCGCCTCCTGACAGCTCCGGCTATCCTGTTGCGGGGATGGCTTGGACTTGGACAGGAGCTTGGGGAACAGCGGGCTGCTCGAGACCCGGGGTGCGGAGGGGAGTTTACGggatgatgggggtggggcggggggcttgCTGGACAGGTTCTCCGTCTTGGGTCTTGATCCTgcggcatggggggggggggagaggggggagggtctGGGGTCAGTTGGGTTGCGCCAAGCTTATCTACAACAGGAAGGGGGATTTCCGGCCAGACCCCAGGTCGGCCTACGTCACAATCTGCAGGGGGActgcgtggggggtggggaggaaggataTGGTTGGGGGAAGCTGACCCAGAATCCCCAACTGGGCAGAGTTCTCCCCTTCGAGGGCTTTGAGGACGACATTCTGGGGCTGCTCTTGAGTGCCAATCATGGTAACAGCATCAACGATATAAATAATGACAGTACTTCTAATAGCTAACGTTTATTGAGGGCTCATTGCCTGCCACCAACTGTGTCACTGGGTTTTCACTTAATCCTTTTATGAGGTAGGCACTAGTCTTCATTTTATGAAAGGGGAAATTGAAACAGACTTCCTTCCACTTCTCTTCATGTCTGGAATCCATGCCTTTCCATGCTATAATAGTTTGAGACAAATGGGGAAAATTTGAGTATGAACTGAATATAAGATATagaattgttcattttcttagatGTGATCATGGTATTATAACATGAAAGATGTCTCTATAAGGAAATGGACACATATTTAGGGGCGAAGTGTTATGATGTCTGTAACTTACTTCAAATGATtcagcatcccccccccccccccgtctgccCCTCAagtatacatataacatatacatcTATAAATGCAATagttgggacatacttatactaaaaaattatttgtttatttgagcttcaaatttaactaggtgtcctgtatttttatttcctaaatctgGTAACCCTAAACCCAGGTAGCTTGGCTTCAGAGCCTGTGGTTGTACCCATTATGCTCTATTAATAAGTGTTTACCATTAAAAATAACCTCCTTAATAATGGGCATTTTTCAATATTCACCCTGCTTGACCATTAACCATTTACCATTCTGAGGGTGGGAGGATGGAAGTGTGAGCACTACTCTTCTGTTGGTGTTACAGGAGGAAGCTGGGCTTGAAAGGGGAGAGCCACTTCCCAGGGCACATGGTGGGTGGGTGGTGTTGGGATTGGCTTCAGCATTGGGTGAGCAAAGAGCACCCAGGTCACTGCTCCACCATCTATCCAACCCAAGGACCTGAAGGGTACCCTAACCTAGTGTTCCCCACCATGCCCCAGGCCTCCTCCCCCTGAAGCTGGTCTCTCTCCTGTGTGTCAGTCTCCATGACTCCCTACTCTAGGTTGGTGTCCCTGGCTCTGGGTCTCTGTTGCACCAGGCCTGATCCAGTGAGGCCTTGTCACCCAGTCTCTCCTGCTGAATCtcagtcccttcccttctctctccctactTCCTTATCTCTcaagtctccatctctctctctctctgggttttctccccatcttccctCCCATTGTACTGCCTTGACCTGCCACTCTCgcctctccatctgtctctctcatctctgCTTGCCACATCCTCTCCatctctgtccatctgtctccCAACCCCACCgagctttctttccctttcctcagggagacttaaacacacacatttaaaacttcatttttggAATCATTCCCTCTTCCCATCTCCTCCCTTGTTGCCCTCCCTGACTGAAGTGAGCAGAAGGGGGTCAGGAGCAGGGAGGGCTAGTGATGTGGGGATAGGGTCTGAGGGTCCTGGGGCTGGGTTGTCTGGCCCAGGTGACAGGGGGCTGAAGGACACTTCCTGTGAGGGAGGGAGACCCTCACCCTTCTAACCAGACTGGAAAATGTGACGTCAGAGAGGGAGCAGTAAGGGAGGAAGGCGGGAACAGAGGAAATTTGACACCTCTCCTGGGTAATCAGCTTCCTGAGAGGCCTTGGCATTGTTTCCTTCCTCCTCCGAGTGCCCTTTCTCAACCCAGGGTTCTGCTGGCCCTGGGAGACCCTCATCCCTTCCCC
This window contains:
- the ETV2 gene encoding ETS translocation variant 2, with the translated sequence MDLWNWDEASPQEVPPGNRLSGLEGAELGFYFPELAFPGDTLTVETRWKGGCGLGPLGAEEGLSPLDWGYTLTHPEATRGADPARQALPWSGDWTDLTCNGSDHWNGFSQAPGPAPPGLGPAPFAGSAGTTDQNCATSGGGTNSWSCAQAAPSSTNWDSSIGLDGATYWGKGLRGEPHADSTISWVGPAVSDYTTSWVSGLHTDCTTSSKGYQASDLTTSSEPSQQSDHVTLACYPKSNHRGPIQLWQFLLELLRDGERSNCIRWTGNSREFQLCDPREVARLWGERKRKPGMNYEKLSRGLRYYYRRDIVRKSGGRKYTYRFGGRVPGLAHTDCTGGGPGGATQ